In Hymenobacter sublimis, a single genomic region encodes these proteins:
- a CDS encoding recombinase family protein, whose translation MHQTFGYARVSTIDQNQDTQLDILTKAGCDRILQDKSRA comes from the coding sequence ATGCACCAGACCTTCGGCTACGCCCGCGTCTCCACCATCGACCAGAACCAGGATACCCAACTCGACATCCTGACCAAGGCCGGCTGCGACCGCATCCTCCAAGATAAATCACGGGCGTGA
- a CDS encoding recombinase family protein: MSVQRPALDELLGLLREGDTVLVAHFFRLGRRRDHVIHLFNSFYQRGIHFKALDLGINTTTSAGKFMFSIFASLTEYDREGILEKTKAGQQLAAAQGKHIGRPKGLYEQS; encoded by the coding sequence GTGAGTGTGCAGCGGCCGGCGCTCGATGAGCTACTAGGCTTGCTGCGCGAAGGCGACACCGTATTAGTAGCGCACTTCTTTCGCCTGGGCCGCCGCCGCGACCATGTGATTCACCTGTTCAACTCCTTCTACCAGCGCGGCATCCACTTCAAGGCTCTGGACCTGGGCATTAACACCACCACGTCGGCGGGCAAGTTTATGTTCTCCATTTTCGCCTCGCTGACCGAATACGACCGCGAGGGCATTCTGGAGAAGACTAAAGCCGGCCAGCAACTGGCCGCCGCCCAGGGCAAGCACATCGGCCGGCCCAAAGGGCTTTATGAGCAAAGTTAA